Proteins from one Rosa chinensis cultivar Old Blush chromosome 7, RchiOBHm-V2, whole genome shotgun sequence genomic window:
- the LOC112177929 gene encoding uncharacterized mitochondrial protein AtMg00810-like, producing the protein MEESKLSDKGELLKDPASYRHLVGRLIYLTITRPDITCSVHILSRFMHEPRLQHMTTALRVVRYLKSSPGQGLLLHANNSLNLKAFCDPDWAGCPITLCSTTGYCVFLGDSLISWRTKRQKTMSVSSAEAEYRAMAGCIAHC; encoded by the exons ATGGAAGAATCCAAGCTTTCAGACAAAGGAGAATTACTCAAAGATCCTGCCTCATATCGACACCTAGTTGGTCGGCTGATTTACTTGACCATTACTAGACCCGACATCACATGCTCAGTACATATTCTTAGCCGGTTTATGCATGAACCTCGCTTGCAACATATGACTACTGCCCTTCGAGTTGTTCGTTACTTGAAGTCATCTCCTGGTCAAGGTTTACTTCTCCATGCCAATAACTCTTTAAACCTGAAGGCGTTCTGTGACCCTGATTGGGCGGGTTGTCCTATTACCCTCTGCTCTACTACTGGTTATTGTGTGTTCCTAGGAGATTCATTAATTTCATGGAGGACCAAGAGGCAAAAGACTATGTCTgtatcaagtgcagaagctgaatacAGAGCAATGGCAG GCTGCATTGCACATTGCTAA